GTCCTAATTTGGGTCGATTGAACAGTAAACTTGAGTTCATCTtacaccattttttttaacaagcGAAACtctaaacaatatttttttagcaaaaaatatatCTAAAACTTAATGAAACGCCCACAGACTTTAGCACCGATATAAACTGAACGAACAGCCTTGACTTATAATCCATTCCCCCCGGTATGCCACCAATCATAACTTAGCCTCCCTCCAAAAAttaaatgaatcatttaaataattaaaccAAATTCGCCTGGCATATTTTTTACATAGGAATTAGGAGATTGATTTGGAAGATTCATTTTCCAGAAGATTAATTTTCTATGCTCACCAGATCTGACGGGGTCTAAAAATGGATAGTCCCACTGCCACCTCGGCATTATGAAGTCAATTAATTGGTAGCAAGATTTGTGCTTATAGTGCGAATCGCACTAATCGCGGAAACAAATATGTCCAGATGTTTTTGACAAGAATAACAGATCTCTTTCAGTTGTCATTACAAAGGGAAAATCATGAAGATATGGCAGAGAAATGAATAATCAATCGCTCTTGACGAAAATGTTGAAGCCATTCCACGGAAAGTGTAGTGGTGCAAAAGCAGAGGTGCCCGTTGAAGTCGGTCTCTCGGAAAGGTGTTGACCTGACTGGATCTGCTTCGAATATGTGGCTACCTGTTTCTTCGTCTTCACTCCATGCTTTCGGTCAAAGCATGCAGGCTTGACATACAAACTCTAAATACGTATTCCTTCCAATTTGCTTAAATTCTACCTTTTGTGCTCGAATGAAATTCATCGATGGTTTTTAGAGGCacttaattttttacttttctatcAACTGAATATTAGGTTTTACGCGTGGTGATTGTTCAACAATACGACACGATCGGTAATACACTGTCATGCATATAAAGGGTTGAACATTGATGAACTTGACTTCCAGATATGCTTGACaacattgttttgttttggaacttcttcactgttttcttttgtttgatgggAAGGCTGGGTTTCACTTattcacttttttgttttctctacATTACAAGAAGCGCAACCGAGCTCTTGACCTCTTTAATTTAAAGGACTTAAATAAAAATCTGTTGCCCAGGTAGGAGAAGTTTTCATATGTCGCGAATTTTGCGGGTTGTCCGTCGCCCGACCTAAGTCGTAAATTTTGCAGGCCATCTGGTACAGTAGCTTAATATTGACAGGGATGTGGCTGTGAGAtagttttccatttttatctGTTTAAATACAATTTTCCATGCATCTAGGAAGTCAAAATTCAAACCGTTTCAACCTTATTTTTGCCTCTCACAGACCACAAGTGCACCTCTTACGGCcataaaccctctctctctctctcattctgaACTAAGAGTAAGCTCGCTATAGTGCCATTAAATTGTCATTCAAACGCCTGAAGATACCTGGTGAGTCGTTTTTTGCCGCTTAGCAATGCCATTTAGGAACaaataaatcacaaaaaataagtGGTCAGCAAAAGTCAAGAAAAAGGCAAGTCAATACCCGAACTGTAAGCTTCCTACCTCGAAAAAAAGAAGTCGAGCAAAAACAAGATCAGGCGATTCATTTTAGAAGGGAACAAGGTCGGCAATTTCTGTGAGGGAAAGTATCAAGTATGTATCTTTTATTGCAGTCTCGGCACTGGCCACCGGGTTATCAGTCATTTTTCTTAAGAGTAAAAGTTTGAAACGCACAAGAAAACTGTGAAACTAAGATAAGCCTCAATTCTTCGTTCGGCCATCCGACAAACTGGTTCATTTGAACGGGCCGAGGACTCTATCTATCTCCATCTTGTTTCCCGAGGTCAAAGATCATTTAATAGGCCACCCTCCCAATTATCCAGGTGGAACCAGCAGGTACCAATTCCCCACAGACTTTCACGTGGAGGGGGCACCACTCCCCAGACTTAATGAGTAAAGACCATAAGCGCGTCATGAAAATCCAAAAAGTTGTcgacaagaaaagcaaaagccCATGTCCACATGTACAAGATTTCAATTAGGCTGagctgacaaaaaaaaaaacgcaccTCCAAAAGATCGACAAACCAAAGAAATACCAGCATCCTGACTCGTGTAATAGAGACAGCTCCTTCAGCATTGGACGTGGCTGTCGTGCAGACCCACATTTGTGTCATCCGAACCCACCACCAACCTTTCCCATGAAACGCATAGACCAGAGGATGCAGACCCATGGATTTAGTATCAGACCCTTTCGACATCTTCTCTCGCATCACAACACTAacgaaaatgaaataaatagaGATGAACAGAGCTTGTACACTAGAACTCCTAGAAATATTCATCACCACTGTGCTGTGAAGAAGCTGTACAATGAAGCGATTCAATCGATATGAACACCTTTCACACGAACTTTTTAAGcagaaaattaatttgaaaacatGCTCTGACGAGTTGGATCCCGGGCATGTATCTTGCAATCTCTGCCGAGTTCGTCAGGATAATCCTCCAAGCTTATGCAATTTTGGGATCGGGTTCCCTTAGAATACTGCCCTCCCCATGTATGGATCTCAATGAATTAATTTAATGAGTTTGGCAATCAACCGGATCTTCACATATTGGTGGAAGGAACGATCAGTTAACCTCATTACTCGGTAGAGCTTTTGGCGATTATCTAGCGGCCCTGGACATTGCGTTGCCCACGGCATAACGGTACTCAAAACTCATCACCTCTGTTCTCCGgaggtttctttattttcttaaatatcTCATCCAGGGATTTTTCTGGGACGTCAGAGTTTGGTTTCGATTCTCGAGTTTGACGCAGCTGCATGAATCCCTTGGCATCTAAGTTTGCTCGGAAATTCTGGAAATTAGTTTTCATTGAAGCCCATGTATTTGAGAGTCCAGACGAACTGCTCGTCGTCACTTTTGAGTTGTGTTCATCTCTGGAGTTGCCAGATTCAAGCAGAGAGACTGAGAAAGAAGGCTTGGAATCTCTTCGTTGCTGACCTTTCAAAGCGCCGTATTTTCTTTCAATGCCTTCACGGCGACTGTTATATCTTCGGTTCTCATCCTCAAAAGTCCTTGACTGAGAACCACTACCATCATGCCTTGATAAACTTGCCGTCAGTGACTTGATTTCATTTCTGGCAGATCCCTGGACGCCaccatgggaaaaaaaaaagtttgttagAATGCTACTCTACAGCCAAACTGCCGATACATTATTAAATTATTCGACTACTGAAACAGCAAATATATATTCATTGGCCAACCTGCTCCTAGAGTCATTTAACAGCAAGTTCCAAAAACTCAGAAATATCAACTGTCAAATGGTTTCCACTCTACAGTGAAAACAGGCTTCATAATCTTTGTTTAATCGAATTCAAGTAGATGGTGAACGAAAAAGGACTAAGAAAACTTGGATTTCTGCAtgaaatgtggaaaaaaaaatagagggcATGAATCCTCTGTTGTAGAAAGAAACATACCACAGGCACAGTACCAGATTCTATATCTGCACTAACAGCGTTGAAGTTTCTAACCAATGGAACAATACTCTCCCCAATACTCGAACCTTGCTGGAGCCAGGATCTCTCTGAAAACATttgggaaagaaaaacaatacaACGTCATGTTCTTTTGTCTGCATAcatttgtaaattgtaatatAAATTCACGTGGTTTTTATCCGACACCTTTCAACCAAAAGACACTCATTAACATGTTCACTGGAGTGCATATCTTGtcgattttttaaaattaaatatgcaAACAGGTAATCACTGCAGCCATTAGTGAGCAGCAGGGTTTTACAAGCCATATATGTGCTAATCGTCGTCATTTTGCAGAACTGATACTAATCATCAAGATTTATCAAATCTCTCCAGAAAAATTTTTGATAGCTCCTCcgctaaatccaaattcaaggaACACAAAAAATTATCAACACCATGATGAGCTTACCCTTCTGCAGGATGATAACTCCTGATGGATCGAACCCATCCATATCTTCAGCCTCATTTTGAAAACTGAGCCTTTTCCAGTTGCCAAAAAAATTCACGactttatgaaaaaagttgcTGGCAACCAGCAATGTGTAAACAACCATAATCAGTGGGTAAATCCTGTTAAACCCACGCCCAAAAAATGGCACTGCATCATCAATGTTTCCCATCCTCTGCAAAAAATAAAGAGTTAACAAGATGATCCTTTGATTTCCCAAATGGAAAGAATCAGGCTCTACGAAAGTAAAAAGTTGACACCCTAGAGAGATTTGGAGTATTGGCAGAGATTTGTCAGCAACTAAGGTCAACAAAGGGGAGGACCCATCACAAAAAGAATTGTCAGCACGTATTGTCAGGAAAGGGAGCATCCATCACAAGAAACGTATATGGCGCTTGGCTCAGGAGGTTGGTGCAGTGGGAGATGACCGTGGCTATCAGGTGGGAAGTCATGGTTCATCTCCCATGGGCATCATCTCCTTGCACAAGCTGAAACAAGGTGTACTTCCTAGCGTCAGGAAGGTTCCCTGTAAGGGTGTAACCACTGGTCACGTCCGGGTTTTCCTTTTGACTCGttggaaaaaaatggtttttagtTATGAGaattttacatgtttcattGTCGATACAAGCGTATGGCGGTCATCATGATGATACACCAAGGGTCATAAACACAGAATACTAGTAATGAAGACAGGCATAAAACATTGAGGATAACACAGAATTCtcataacaataataattaGCAATAATACCAAATGATACTGTGCTGTTTTGGTGCATTGATGACTGGCAAAGGCAAGATTTATAAAGAGGACGATGATCATGACATGGTGGCAGCAAATGACCTAGTATCACAGGCATTGCTGCGTAACAGTAAGATGATGACAATATTCAGTTGGCAAGCGAAAAGCTGTTCAGTGTTGACAATGTTGGCAGCGTGCAAAATCATGCATGGACCTAGAATGGGAGAGTTGTTAATTTTGACTATACTACGGTACTACCAGGGCCAACAGGTCAGGAATGCATGAATTTCAAACTATGTTCGATCTGATATATGAAAGAAAGAGGGTTCAGTTATGTCTTCTGCTCACATATATAGGAACAACTTAATAAATTAAGCAGATACGGtttctcataagtcataaccaAAGATGAAATTAGGGTCCTTAAATGTTTGATGTAAAAGGCATAAGCAAAAGGATGAAAACTGTTTCACCAGGCGTGAGCTGTTTTTGGTTGATATTCCATATTACATCAAGTATGAATTtccacaaaaagagagagagagagagaggtcctaGAGTGAAGACCAGATCGTCCCCTTCCAATGGTTGCAAATATATGTGAAAAGTAGAATGCAGGTACTGCATGTTCAAGTGTTCCAAGCTCTAGTCCCTCCCACAAGAAcccaggaaaaaaagaaaaaagaaaagctccCCACCTAAACCAAAGTACAATTGCACCCCCATCAGCACCACCCTTCCAGGTCTTATTAACGAAGAACTCCAGTAATCagctaaaagaaaaatgtataataGCCCCTTGCATGTATATATGTCACCTTTTCCTGATTCTAAATTTACACATCCTTaatccaaagaaaaggaaaaaagttaacTTTATTTCTGTAAAAGAAACACCAGGAAGGTTGAATTACAAAGTTACAAACAATATATCAGCAGTTGACAAGATAGGCTTTAAGTTTTTAACGAAATCTTACACCAAAACAGGTCAGTGCCAAGGAATAAGATTCTAAGATTTTGTAAGCTTGCAGAGCCAAAGTATCAGACACCATATAGTTTTAATAGGCAACAAGAAACAAACTGACCATTTCAAAGGTGGTTTTTGCATCTCCATCAAGCCGGATGAGATTTAGAAAGTTGTAAGATATTGGAGGGGCGTACCGAGCGACCATACTACCAGAGGCATTACATGGACATTAGAATAACTGCAAAGTGtaacagaaaacagaaaaaccCATTTGTAACTCTATCTTCATCAAGGAGATACTCACGAACATATCATAAGCAAGCTCACTGCACTTGTTTGCCGTGGAGTCAGAAAGTAAAACGTCAGCATCCCGATCTTGAATAAGGAATAATATGTACAAATACACATGTACATTAAGGGAACAAATGAAACAATCTGCACCAGATTTCATCAAGTTAACAAAGCCATACATTTAAAAGGCTATTGCTGCACTACAAGAACGAGACTAAATGGCCAGATACTATTTGTGCCATTTTAGAAACATGTGGCATGACAAAGAGAACAGATATGGGATGCTAGAATATTAGATAAATTTAAGTCCAAAAGACCTAAGTTAACTGCCAGAACCACAATCCCACACAAAGAGACCGCCTACCTCAGATCTGCCCTCTTGATACAATGAAACGGAGAAGATTAAGGCTAATAATAGCACAATAGAACACATCAGGATaatgaagaacatgaaaccTGAAATTACCTGAACAAGCATCTCTTGCTTTCCAACTGTTTTTATGAGAATGGAGAAAAGAGACAGATCAACAGCAGGAAGCAATGTTGCCTCTGCTAGAAGAATGGCAGCAGATAAACACCCAAGCAAGACAGCGACCAATTTTTCAAGATGCTTCCGTAGGATGCAGCGCCAAAACCACTCTGCAGAATATATCAATAGTGGGGCAAACAGTTAGTGGATTAACATTCAAATGCATAAAAGGGGTTATTAGTTTTCAGCAGCTAACTTGCAAGGAAAATTTTCCATGAAACTAATTCTGGGCATCTGCCAACCGTAATAGGTCCATTTCGtgaataacacaaaaaatagtaCAATGGGACAAAGCAAAGAACCCATTTTATGGATTTCTTTCATGCAAAAGCATTCACTCTGAAGCTTGAATCCCTAGAATTTTCGAGAATTACAAAACAACACAACTTCAAGTTTATAGTGAGGTAAATAGATTGAGTTGTTAGAGTAAGTTGAAATGTCATTTAACATTGaagtagaaaaatcaaacttCTTGCCCCTGAACACAATGCTACATAATGATATTATTGTGATAAAATGATGAGATTTTAGCCATATCACATTTGTAATACAAGAGGAGAAACCACAAGAAAGACAGACAGAAAAGGCCAAGTGACGTTATAATATGCAGTTAAAAGCGCTAGGAGAGACTAGGTGGCAAGGCCATTGGAAAATGCAGCCGAGGCCTAGTCAGTCCTATTTGACATAAAATATGcagacaaagagaaaaaaggaagaagaaaaataagaaaaggagaaaaatggaattttgaaaaaaaatccacctCAGAGTAtactaaaagtctaaaacatagcacaaacaaaagaatttgaCTTTTAGTGTAATGACATTTTTTGGTTTGAGGTGCCTAAGGGCCTAAACCTAAAGCGTTTGGGCTGCTGCCAAGAGCCTAGGTCGGCAGCAGCCCAAACGCTTTAGACTTAGGCCCCTAGGCacctcaaacaaaaaaaaactgttccCAGGCACACTTTGTGATGCAGGAGCGGAGCAATAAGAGTGtttggatttttaatttatagTTTTTGGGATCCAGATCCAGGGGTCCATTTTAGGCTATATAAAGACGTTTAGAGTCTCatttataatttgtttttggAATCAGTGAAACCCTAATCTTCTTTGAGTTTCCCTTGTATCAGGTATTTCTATTCCTTTTCATGTTCCTTTTGATTTCCTTAGTTCAATTTAGGTATTGATCGTGGATTAGAGGAGCAGTCCTCTTCCCCACTGCATCACTTTGACTACATAGGCAGATATGCAGATCATTCACAACTAATTCTATCACATAATAGCTCCCACAATCcgaaaaaagtaaagaaagtgCGCATAAATGTTTTTTAATCCGCCTACATATGGAGAAGGCAAATGCTAGTACCTACGCTATAATCCCAAGCAAGGTCAACACAACCCTCTGAAAATGGGACTTGAATCAGTCAGTAGCTATTAGTTCTTCACGTCAAGCATTCAATTAGTGACACAATTATGCACAAACTCACCTAAAGTATCCAGGAATGGTGCAAGGGTGCCAGTGCGAGCAGGTCTCAAACTTGAAACGTATTTCCTGCAACAACaatataaattaaatataacatAGACAAGCAAGGGCAGGAATTGTCCTGTGAAAAGTCCAGTAAGGGAAACATAAAATCAAACTATTTGAGAGAAGGTCCTAGGAAACCAATTTCATTAGTTTAGAGAATAAGCAAATAATTCTGGTTCAAGTGAAGTACTAGAAAAGCTGTCATGAAGAATGAACTGTACAACCAATACAAGCATCATCAGAAAACTGGCTTTGTTAATATTTTACCAGTACTTGCAGTTGGAGCACTGAATCAAGGTATCGTAGATGTATAATGACATGCGGaataaatgaaagagaaacaaagaagcCAGAAACTCACCATCTTGTTTCACTCCCATGCTCATAATTTTTTATGGCGTCCTCCAATTCAAGGGCCTCAGTGACATATTTCATGTATTCActgcaaaaaatataaagagaaaaaataaccaaaaggattaacaaataCAAATGACACAAGAATCAAAGTCATGAAAATGTCATCACAACATCAAAACCAAAAGAGTCTTAATAGACACCAACTTGACCATCCAAATTAGAAGATCTTTCATGTGCAACTCATGACATACAGTCCATATAATTATGAGTATCCTATTCACATTCCAAAAAATTATACTAATTGACTTGTCAGACTTCATGGAACACCACcactttatttgaaaaaataccTTCTATATCTATAGTATTCCTCCTGAGCTATCCTAAGTTGCCTTCTAAGTGTAGCCATTGACTTTTCATCTGCATCATAGTCCATGTCGTTTTCTCCCAATCTACCTCCTGTTGGTTTGAAACCTGGGTCTTCTTTAAACTGAAAGTAATCAAGGACAATCAACAATTACTAAGAAAAGCAATCCTTGTTACTTTACTTCGAAGAAATCAAAGTTCGTTTGTGCAGAAATGCTACAGACAGGTGATGGGAGTACCACC
Above is a window of Nymphaea colorata isolate Beijing-Zhang1983 chromosome 8, ASM883128v2, whole genome shotgun sequence DNA encoding:
- the LOC116258978 gene encoding uncharacterized protein LOC116258978 isoform X1; translated protein: MWLFYLISLPLTLGMVCVTLRYFAGPDVPRYVIFTVGYAWFCSLSIIILVPADIWTTILGHDKGGMAFFWGWSYWSTFALTWAVVPTIQGYEDAGDFTVKERLKSSIQANLVFYLSVGSIGLFGVILLIAMHKMWSQGIVGLAMGCSNTFGLVTGAFLLGFGLSEIPKSIWRNADWATRRKVLSHRVAKMALNLDNAHQELSNAIVVAQATSKQMSKRDPLRPYMDVIDDMLHQVFKEDPGFKPTGGRLGENDMDYDADEKSMATLRRQLRIAQEEYYRYRSEYMKYVTEALELEDAIKNYEHGSETRWKYVSSLRPARTGTLAPFLDTLEWFWRCILRKHLEKLVAVLLGCLSAAILLAEATLLPAVDLSLFSILIKTVGKQEMLVQIVSFVPLMYMCICTYYSLFKIGMLTFYFLTPRQTSAVSLLMICSMVARYAPPISYNFLNLIRLDGDAKTTFEMRMGNIDDAVPFFGRGFNRIYPLIMVVYTLLVASNFFHKVVNFFGNWKRLSFQNEAEDMDGFDPSGVIILQKERSWLQQGSSIGESIVPLVRNFNAVSADIESGTVPVGSARNEIKSLTASLSRHDGSGSQSRTFEDENRRYNSRREGIERKYGALKGQQRRDSKPSFSVSLLESGNSRDEHNSKVTTSSSSGLSNTWASMKTNFQNFRANLDAKGFMQLRQTRESKPNSDVPEKSLDEIFKKIKKPPENRGDEF
- the LOC116258978 gene encoding uncharacterized protein LOC116258978 isoform X2, whose protein sequence is MWLFYLISLPLTLGMVCVTLRYFAGPDVPRYVIFTVGYAWFCSLSIIILVPADIWTTILGHDKGGMAFFWGWSYWSTFALTWAVVPTIQGYEDAGDFTVKERLKSSIQANLVFYLSVGSIGLFGVILLIAMHKMWSQGIVGLAMGCSNTFGLVTGAFLLGFGLSEIPKSIWRNADWATRRKVLSHRVAKMALNLDNAHQELSNAIVVAQATSKQMSKRDPLRPYMDVIDDMLHQFKEDPGFKPTGGRLGENDMDYDADEKSMATLRRQLRIAQEEYYRYRSEYMKYVTEALELEDAIKNYEHGSETRWKYVSSLRPARTGTLAPFLDTLEWFWRCILRKHLEKLVAVLLGCLSAAILLAEATLLPAVDLSLFSILIKTVGKQEMLVQIVSFVPLMYMCICTYYSLFKIGMLTFYFLTPRQTSAVSLLMICSMVARYAPPISYNFLNLIRLDGDAKTTFEMRMGNIDDAVPFFGRGFNRIYPLIMVVYTLLVASNFFHKVVNFFGNWKRLSFQNEAEDMDGFDPSGVIILQKERSWLQQGSSIGESIVPLVRNFNAVSADIESGTVPVGSARNEIKSLTASLSRHDGSGSQSRTFEDENRRYNSRREGIERKYGALKGQQRRDSKPSFSVSLLESGNSRDEHNSKVTTSSSSGLSNTWASMKTNFQNFRANLDAKGFMQLRQTRESKPNSDVPEKSLDEIFKKIKKPPENRGDEF
- the LOC116258978 gene encoding uncharacterized protein LOC116258978 isoform X3, which codes for MHKMWSQGIVGLAMGCSNTFGLVTGAFLLGFGLSEIPKSIWRNADWATRRKVLSHRVAKMALNLDNAHQELSNAIVVAQATSKQMSKRDPLRPYMDVIDDMLHQVFKEDPGFKPTGGRLGENDMDYDADEKSMATLRRQLRIAQEEYYRYRSEYMKYVTEALELEDAIKNYEHGSETRWKYVSSLRPARTGTLAPFLDTLEWFWRCILRKHLEKLVAVLLGCLSAAILLAEATLLPAVDLSLFSILIKTVGKQEMLVQIVSFVPLMYMCICTYYSLFKIGMLTFYFLTPRQTSAVSLLMICSMVARYAPPISYNFLNLIRLDGDAKTTFEMRMGNIDDAVPFFGRGFNRIYPLIMVVYTLLVASNFFHKVVNFFGNWKRLSFQNEAEDMDGFDPSGVIILQKERSWLQQGSSIGESIVPLVRNFNAVSADIESGTVPVGSARNEIKSLTASLSRHDGSGSQSRTFEDENRRYNSRREGIERKYGALKGQQRRDSKPSFSVSLLESGNSRDEHNSKVTTSSSSGLSNTWASMKTNFQNFRANLDAKGFMQLRQTRESKPNSDVPEKSLDEIFKKIKKPPENRGDEF